From Caretta caretta isolate rCarCar2 chromosome 9, rCarCar1.hap1, whole genome shotgun sequence, one genomic window encodes:
- the ARL14 gene encoding ADP-ribosylation factor-like protein 14, which yields MGLLSSKHCRVKPAKILMLGLDSAGKSTLLYKLKFNDVFLTLPTIGFNVEMIETGQNIAITIWDVGGQHKMRTFWCNYFENADGLVYVVDSTDKQRLEDSKKEFELILKNEFVKNVPVVLLANKQDLPGALNAEEITRKFNMQKHCSDRNWYVQPCCAITGEGLPEAFQRITAFAKNWKKSKEAFTIFKQDEKL from the coding sequence ATGGGTCTGCTAAGTTCCAAACACTGCAGAGTCAAACCAGCTAAGATATTAATGCTGGGACTCGATTCAGCTGGGAAATCTACACTATTGTACAAGTTAAAGTTTAATGATGTTTTCCTAACACTCCCAACAATCGGTTTTAACGTGGAAATGATTGAAACAGGGCAAAATATTGCTATAACAATCTGGGATGTTGGAGGGCAACATAAAATGAGGACATTTTGGTGCAATTACTTTGAAAATGCCGATGGCCTAGTGTACGTTGTGGACAGCACTGATAAGCAACGTCTGGAAGATtcaaagaaagaatttgaactcATCTTAAAGAATGAATTTGTAAAGAATGTGCCTGTTGTTTTGCTAGCTAACAAGCAGGATCTTCCTGGAGCTTTGAACGCTGAGGAAATAACCAGGAAATTCAACATGCAGAAACATTGCAGTGATCGAAATTGGTATGTACAGCCTTGTTGTGCCATCACTGGGGAAGGTCTGCCAGAAGCATTCCAAAGAATAACAGCATTtgcaaaaaactggaaaaaatccAAAGAAGCTTTTACAATTTTCAAGCAAGATGAAAAGTTGTAA
- the LOC142073164 gene encoding uncharacterized protein LOC142073164: MGSSLSALQVQHRNELQYLLRKAQHDCPARALTLLLQEVCAKCPWYPEAGSLKLADWERLGQTLHKEPRAPVQALHAWHLCRNVVQRVASDRPSLARLVISPRPSAPAAIPPPGDATQSVASERPSPAPTEGLPIPPPPSAPAAIPPLGDATQRVASERPSPAPTEGLPIPPPPSAPAAIPPPASPPVPLLPPPPWPSPPEPVCDHPPPVGPPGGSSASAQKLSLVQQMVHAAKARSDLTAEELADLVSVCPVTWKNDDQGNPVGTWTTLSYSVVREDRCGFQLGVCDRHLNNMAWHQGLSNPIPEFQLTLEETALPPESTTTGRKRRRRSVPSQPVTWGAVKALVAAAQRRLAADQQPETPETLFVAILAQITANSVMIVCLLCLLFSKRSVPLLDDYIADVELLVILCL; encoded by the exons atgggaagctccctctctgctttgcaagtgcaacaccgcaatgagctgcagtatttgctgcgtaaggctcagcatgactgcccggctcgagcacttactctcctgctacaggaggtgtgtgccaagtgcccgtggtatcctgaagccggaagccttaagctagcagactgggagcgattgggccagacattgcacaaagagcctcgggcgcccgtgcaggctttacatgcctggcacctctgccgcaatgtggtacagcgtgtcgcctccgacaggccctccctcgcgaggctggtgatctcaccacgcccgtctgctcctgcagccatcccccctcctggcgatgcgacacagagtgtcgcctcggaaaggccctctccagcaccaacagaggggctgccgatcccgccgcccccatctgctcctgcagccatcccccctcttggcgatgcgacacagcgtgtcgcctcggaaaggccctctccagcaccaacagaggggctgccgatcccgccgcccccgtccgctcctgcagccatccctccccctgcttcacccccagtgcctctattaccaccgcctccctggccttccccaccggagccggtgtgtgatcaccctccccccgtggggccccccggagggtcatctgcatctgctcagaagctttcgctggtgcaacaaatggttcacgcagcgaaagctcgatcagatcttacagcggaggagctggctgatctggtctcagtttgcccggtgacctggaagaatgatgaccagggcaaccccgtgggcacctggaccactttgtcatactcggtggttagagag gaccgttgtgggttccagctcggtgtgtgcgaccggcacttaaacaacatggcatggcaccagggactgtcgaatcccataccagagtttcagctgaccttggaggagaccgcgttgccccccgagtcgacaacgacgggacggaaacggaggaggcgtagcgtcccaagccagcccgtaacatggggagcagtaaaagcattggtcgccgcggctcaacgaagactggcagcagatcaacagccagagactcctgagactttgtttgtggcgattctcgcccaaatcactgctaattctgtgatgattgtgtgccttttgtgcctgctattttctaaaagaagtgtaccccttttagatgattatattgcagatgttgagcttttggttattttgtgtttgtaa